Proteins co-encoded in one Ziziphus jujuba cultivar Dongzao chromosome 9, ASM3175591v1 genomic window:
- the LOC107426563 gene encoding protein DETOXIFICATION 46, chloroplastic — MNQTTVHNRTHFLKNPRHLYTPSRSSPTFVNLNTSSFSSATPPRLCNTLRLPNLRCSTTKRRRFRIVMACVSPGHEKDQDDFRISSGNENIVALVFNEDNEEGELVVEVQRKDLENQSIWNQMKEIAVFTGPATGLWICGPLMSLIDTAVIGQGSSIELAALGPGTVLCDYMSYTFMFLSIATSNMVATSLARRDKNEVQHHISMLLFLGLACGTVMLLFTRIWGPWALTAFAGAKNADIIPASNTYVQIRSLAWPAVLIGLVAQSASLGMKDSWGPLKALAAATVINGVGDILLCRYLGYGIAGAAWATMVSQVVAGYMMIDALNKKGYNAFAFSIPSPKELLTIVELAAPVFVTMISKVAFYSLLTYVATSMGTHTMAAHQVMIQTLCMCTVWGEPLSQTAQSFMPELLHGVNRSLEKARMLLKSLVIIGAILGLALGIIGTCIPWLFPNIFTPDQEVIHEMHKVLIPYFLALSVTPPTHSLEGTLLAGRDLKFLSLSMTGIFCLGSLLLMFVSSKGYGLPVCWYAFAGFQWARFSLSLRRLLSPDGVLHSEDMSQCKLEKLKAV; from the exons ATGAATCAAACGACGGTTCACAATCGCACACATTTCCTCAAAAACCCTAGGCACCTTTACACTCCCTCTCGGTCTTCTCCAACCTTCGTCAACCTCAATACTTCGTCTTTCTCTTCCGCTACTCCACCACGCCTCTGTAACACTCTTCGCCTCCCAAATTTACGCTGTTCCACAACCAAACGCCGTCGTTTCAGGATTGTAATGGCTTGCGTTAGCCCTGGCCATGAAAAAGATCAAGACGATTTTAGAATTTCCAGCGGGAATGAAAACATCGTTGCTTTGGTCTTCAATGAAGACAATGAGGAAGGTGAACTGGTTGTGGAAGTGCAGAGAAAAGACTTGGAGAATCAGAGTATATGGAATCAGATGAAAGAGATTGCTGTGTTTACAGGACCTGCGACGGGGCTTTGGATATGCGGACCTCTGATGAGTCTCATTGATACGGCGGTTATCGGTCAGGGAAGCTCTATTGAGCTCGCCGCTTTAG GGCCTGGAACAGTTTTATGCGATTATATGAGTTACACATTCATGTTTCTTTCTATTGCAACTTCCAATATGGTTGCCACTTCACTTGCCAGACGG GATAAAAATGAAGTGCAACATCACATATCTATGTTGCTGTTTCTTGGATTGGCTTGTGGCACGGTTATGCTTTTGTTCACAAGAATTTGGGGTCCATGGGCACTAACTG CTTTTGCTGGTGCAAAGAATGCAGATATTATACCTGCATCAAACACATATGTTCAG ATTCGAAGCTTGGCATGGCCTGCAGTTCTTATTGGTTTGGTTGCTCAAAGTGCGAG TCTTGGCATGAAAGATTCCTGGGGACCTTTAAAGGCTTTGGCAGCAGCTACTGTTATAAATGGTGTTGGTGATATACTACTATGTAGATATTTAGGCTATGGCATTGCTGGTGCAGCATGGGCAACAATGGTATCACAG GTTGTAGCAGGATATATGATGATTGACGCTCTGAACAAGAAAGGATATAATGCTTTTGCCTTCTCTATTCCCTCACCCAAAGAACTTTTGACAATAGTTGAGCTCGCTGCTCCTGTATTTGTAACGATGATATCAAAG GTGGCTTTTTACTCTCTCCTTACCTATGTTGCTACATCCATGGGTACCCACACCATGGCTGCTCATCAG GTCATGATTCAAACATTATGCATGTGTACTGTATGGGGTGAACCTCTCTCTCAAACAGCACAATCATTTATGCCCGAGTTGTTACATGGAGTCAACCGTAGTTTGGAAAAG GCCAGAATGCTGCTCAAATCACTTGTCATCATTGGGGCTATACTAGGCTTAGCACTGGGAATTATTGGAACATGTATTCCTTGGTTGTTCCCCAATATTTTTACACCTGATCAGGAGGTCATACATGAG ATGCACAAAGTTCTGATACCGTACTTTCTTGCTTTATCTGTGACGCCCCCCACCCACAGTCTCGAGGGAACATTGCTG gCTGGACGAGATCTAAAATTTCTAAGTCTGTCGATGACTGGAATCTTTTGTTTGGGGTCACTTCTGCTCATG TTTGTGAGCAGTAAAGGCTATGGTTTGCCAGTCTGCTGGTATGCATTTGCTGGATTTCAATGG GCTCGTTTTTCCCTCTCTCTTCGACGCCTTCTATCACCTGATGGTGTATTACACTCTGAAGATATGTCTCAGTGTAAGCTAGAAAAGCTAAAAGCGGTTTAG
- the LOC107426574 gene encoding uncharacterized protein LOC107426574 isoform X1, with the protein MWQKPFKEALENAKQRKMAAATPSSHLLIQHLLHRPPSKPSASPPTPSSFFSYFLKPQLVISDSNSINPSCQSPLCSFPTTGSNSTAPIFSSLPRFPCRSHLSSNSLTLPLSPSLINASHQSYSVSLEKEAQELELENKDHEEDEEEKEEEEDELEIEVKSENLDSVEDSHMSLDSLRPNGNGVKLPNLTVKEKKELASYAHSLGKKLKCQLVGKSGVTANVATSFIETLEANELLKIKIHRTCPGELDDVVKQLEESTGSVVVGQIGRVVILYRPSLSKLQAEEKRRQARKIFVRRKLNYKSLMPTKEARPRLSSRGRRGSSRV; encoded by the exons ATGTGGCAGAAGCCATTTAAGGAGGCTTTGGAAAAcgcaaaacaaagaaaaatggcGGCAGCGACGCCCTCATCGCATCTGCTGATCCAACATCTCCTCCACCGCCCTCCATCAAAGCCGTCAGCATCACCTCCTACTCCTTCTTCATTCTTTTCGTATTTTCTGAAACCCCAACTTGTCATCTCCGACTCTAACTCCATTAACCCTTCTTGCCAATCCCCACTCTGCTCTTTCCCTACAACTGGTAGTAATTCCACTGCTcctattttttcttctctccctcGTTTCCCTTGTCGCTCTCATCTCTCCTCTAATTCTCtcactctccctctctctccttctctcatCAATGCCTCCCACCAATCCTACTCTGTATCCTTAGAAAAAGAAGCCCAAGAACTTGAACTTGAAAATAAAGATCACgaggaagatgaagaagaaaaagaagaagaagaggatgaGTTGGAAATTGAGGTTAAGAGCGAAAATTTGGACTCGGTAGAAGATTCCCATATGAGTTTGGATTCTTTGCGTCCGAACGGAAATGGGGTTAAACTTCCGAACCTTACTGTGAAGGAAAAGAAGGAGCTTGCCTCCTACGCTCATAGCTTGGGGAAGAAGCTCAAATGTCAGCTGGTTGGTAAATCTGGTGTCACTGCTAATGTTGCTACTTCTTTCATAGAGACCCTCGAAGCCAACGAGCTTCTCaag ATTAAAATACACAGGACATGTCCTGGTGAGCTAGATGATGTGGTGAAGCAGTTGGAGGAATCAACCGGTTCGGTGGTTGTTGGTCAGATTGGCAGAGTAGTGATCCTTTATAGACCAAGCCTTAGTAAGTTGCAGGCCGAGGAGAAAAGAAGACAGGCTCGTAAGATTTTTGTGAGACGAAAGCTAAACTACAAATCATTAATGCCG aCAAAAGAAGCAAGACCGCGATTGTCTAGCCGTGGAAGAAGGGGAAGCAGCAGGGTTTAA
- the LOC107426574 gene encoding uncharacterized protein LOC107426574 isoform X2 — protein sequence MWQKPFKEALENAKQRKMAAATPSSHLLIQHLLHRPPSKPSASPPTPSSFFSYFLKPQLVISDSNSINPSCQSPLCSFPTTGSNSTAPIFSSLPRFPCRSHLSSNSLTLPLSPSLINASHQSYSVSLEKEAQELELENKDHEEDEEEKEEEEDELEIEVKSENLDSVEDSHMSLDSLRPNGNGVKLPNLTVKEKKELASYAHSLGKKLKCQLVGKSGVTANVATSFIETLEANELLKIKIHRTCPGELDDVVKQLEESTGSVVVGQIGRVVILYRPSLSKLQAEEKRRQARKIFVRRKLNYKSLMPKILVAY from the exons ATGTGGCAGAAGCCATTTAAGGAGGCTTTGGAAAAcgcaaaacaaagaaaaatggcGGCAGCGACGCCCTCATCGCATCTGCTGATCCAACATCTCCTCCACCGCCCTCCATCAAAGCCGTCAGCATCACCTCCTACTCCTTCTTCATTCTTTTCGTATTTTCTGAAACCCCAACTTGTCATCTCCGACTCTAACTCCATTAACCCTTCTTGCCAATCCCCACTCTGCTCTTTCCCTACAACTGGTAGTAATTCCACTGCTcctattttttcttctctccctcGTTTCCCTTGTCGCTCTCATCTCTCCTCTAATTCTCtcactctccctctctctccttctctcatCAATGCCTCCCACCAATCCTACTCTGTATCCTTAGAAAAAGAAGCCCAAGAACTTGAACTTGAAAATAAAGATCACgaggaagatgaagaagaaaaagaagaagaagaggatgaGTTGGAAATTGAGGTTAAGAGCGAAAATTTGGACTCGGTAGAAGATTCCCATATGAGTTTGGATTCTTTGCGTCCGAACGGAAATGGGGTTAAACTTCCGAACCTTACTGTGAAGGAAAAGAAGGAGCTTGCCTCCTACGCTCATAGCTTGGGGAAGAAGCTCAAATGTCAGCTGGTTGGTAAATCTGGTGTCACTGCTAATGTTGCTACTTCTTTCATAGAGACCCTCGAAGCCAACGAGCTTCTCaag ATTAAAATACACAGGACATGTCCTGGTGAGCTAGATGATGTGGTGAAGCAGTTGGAGGAATCAACCGGTTCGGTGGTTGTTGGTCAGATTGGCAGAGTAGTGATCCTTTATAGACCAAGCCTTAGTAAGTTGCAGGCCGAGGAGAAAAGAAGACAGGCTCGTAAGATTTTTGTGAGACGAAAGCTAAACTACAAATCATTAATGCCG AAAATTCTTGTTGCCTATTGA
- the LOC107426708 gene encoding squalene synthase 2 has product MGSLGTMLRHPDDFYPLLKLKIAVRHAGKQIPPEPHWSFCYSMLHKVSRSFALVIQQLDTDLRNAVCIFYLVLRALDTVEDDTSIPADVKVPILKAFHRHIYDRDWHFSCGTKEYKVLMDQIHHVSTAFLELGEGYKEAIEDITKRMGAGMAKFICKEVETVDDYDEYCHYVAGLVGLGLSKLFHASGKEDLAGDDISNSMGLFLQKTNIIRDYLEDINEIPKSRMFWPRQIWSKYVNKLEDLKDEENSDKAVQCLNDMVTNALIHVEDCLKYMSALRDPAIFRFCAIPQVMAIGTLAMCYNNIEVFRGVVKMRRGLTAKVIDRTRTMADVYRAFYDFATMLKSKVDMNDPNAKKTLSRLEIAQKACKDSGVLSTRKSYILKNQSRYNPALIALLFIILAIIFAYLSANRSNN; this is encoded by the exons atgggtagtTTGGGGACGATGCTGAGGCACCCAGATGATTTTTACCCGCTTCTCAAGCTCAAGATTGCCGTCAGGCACGCCGGGAAGCAGATTCCTCCGGAGCCTCACTGGAGTTTCTGCTATAGCATGCTTCACAAAGTTTCTCGCAGTTTCGCACTCGTTATTCAACAGCTCGATACTGACCTCCGTAACGCT GTATGCATATTTTATCTGGTTCTTCGAGCTCTCGACACTGTTG AGGATGATACAAGCATACCTGCCGATGTTAAGGTGCCTATCCTGAAAGCATTTCATCGCCACATATATGATCGTGACTGGCATTTCTCAT GTGGTACAAAAGAATACAAAGTTCTCATGGACCAGATTCATCACGTATCAACCGCTTTTCTGGAACTTGGAGAAGG TTATAAGGAGGCAATTGAGGATATTACCAAAAGAATGGGAGCAGGAATGGCAAAATTTATTTGCAAGGAG GTGGAAACAGTTGATGACTATGATGAATATTGCCACTATGTGGCAGGACTTGTGGGTCTAGGTTTGTCCAAGCTATTTCATGCCTCTGGTAAGGAGGATTTGGCTGGAGATGATATTTCAAATTCAATGGGCTTATTTCTTCAG AAAACAAATATCATTAGAGATTATCTGGAGGACATTAATGAAATACCAAAGTCGCGCATGTTTTGGCCACGCCAGATTTGGAGTAAATATGTTAACAAACTTGAG GACTTGAAAGATGAGGAAAACTCAGACAAGGCAGTGCAATGCTTGAATGACATGGTCACCAATGCTTTGATACATGTGGAAGATTGCTTGAAGTACATGTCTGCTTTAAGAGATCCAGCTATATTTCGATTTTGTGCCATTCCTCAG GTTATGGCAATTGGTACATTAGCAATGTGCTACAATAACATTGAAGTCTTCAGAGGTGTAGTGAAGATGAGGCGTG GTCTTACTGCAAAAGTCATTGACCGAACTAGGACAATGGCTGATGTCTATCGTGCTTTCTATGATTTTGCTACTATGCTAAAGTCCAAG GTGGACATGAATGATCCTAATGCAAAGAAAACATTGAGTAGGCTGGAAATAGCACAGAAAGCTTGCAAGGATTCTGGTGTTCTAAGTACAAG AAAATCATACATACTCAAGAATCAGTCGAGATACAATCCAGCGCTG ATTGCCTTATTGTTCATTATATTGGctattatttttgcttatcTTTCTGCCAACCGATCAAATAACTAG